The region CAAGGATAACAACTGTTAATGTAGTATAAGGAAGATACATGTGGGGCTTAAATTGGCTGTAGATAGTGCAACCCATTTGCACGCGCTAATTCTTTTTGAAATATTTGTGAAATGTAAGTAattaaaataatgttcaaatatttaTTTTTTATAAATGTTAGACATACAAACAATGATTAGTAGACAAAAATATTTAAACATACACACATCTATTATATAAAATTGTTAATTAAATATGGACATTCAAAATGTTTATTTAATAGAAAAATACACATGTGCTGCTTATATTTAATATTCAAATTGATGAATACAAAAATTTATCTGAAGTTGTGAAGACTAAATGGTGTAGCAGCCAGACTGTGACATGGGCAAGGGTCGCACGTTCGAGACGTGGAGGCCTCCGTTTTTTCTTGGTAATAATTCTCAGTATGTACACACAGGGCCCACTGGCTATAGAGTCGAAAAAAAATGAAATGCCATCTTCCAACGTCGACAGTGCCTTTTTGTGGGAAAATAATAATTCAAGAGGGTTTACGCAAAAAATGGCCACACGCCCTCCTGTCTGCCTTCGGGTCACTGACGGCGGGACCCATCCTATGTTGGCGCGCCTAATCAGCGGCTCGGGCGTACACAGCCAAGGTTTGCATCGTATTTGCACGCCCGAGCCAACTTGTTACACCAGTTCGATGTATGCCGCAAGTTCTAGCACCAAAGTGACCGTTTGCGCCAAGTTCAAGCACCATCGGTGTAATTGACTCTTTCTTTTTCTCCATGCATGCATGCTCTTTTTGTAATAACTAGGACAATGCCCATGCATGCAACGGATATAAATATTCTACTAGTACATTAACTTGTGATTTAACTGTCCATATGTATGCGATGGTGTAAATAACGTCTATGGGTATACCTGAACTATGCAGCCACCAAGGCCCATTCCCTCGAACATCTGGTGGAAGCTCAAGGCGACCACGAGAGGTTTGATTGTTTCCGGATCCTGAGACGCGCCGAGGGAGATGCCGATGATCACCGAGTGCACCACAATACCCAACTCAAGTACCTACAATGCAACATCGTCATCGTCTTGTCACAAAAAAAAAAAATTACACACACGACAGTACAAGTATTACGCGATGACTCGTACCAACCTGAGAGATTACGCGATGCCGGACCGTGTCTTTTTCATCTTCGGCGCCGCCAACGGCTGCAACGAGCGCTGCCGACCCGTGGGCGTGGCCGTGGGTCGCGTGCGTGTGCACGTGTACCTCGTGCTCCCCGCCGTCGTGACGGCGCGCTTCCTCGCTGGCGGCGGCAGCGGCCTGTTTCTCCTCGTCCACGACGGCGGCGCTGCTGCTTATCGCCCCGTGGCCGTGCGCTCCGTCCTTGTTCAGGTGGGCGCGCGTGAAGTACCCCGTGGCGACGGTGTCGACTACGAGCGTGCCGATGGCGCCGGCCATGGCCCCTAGCCCGGCGAACGGGAAGTCCTTCCACGGCCCGTCGGAAGGCAGGCAGTCCGACGTGAGGTTCTCGAACGCGTCGGGGAGGATGTGGATGAACCCCGTCGCCAGGATGACCCCCGCCGCGAACGCCTTGACCAGGAAGAAGACGTCGCCCTCGGGCCGGAGCGCGGGCACGCGACGCCCCAGCACGGGCAGGGAGCAGCCCAGCGCCCCGCAGACCAGgatggagaagaaggccgcgatttTGAGAGGGTTCGCCCGCGCGCGGTCCTGTGCCGCCGACTCCGGCGACCCGCAGTCGTCATCGCCCCGCACGGCGGCGACCAAGAGCAGCGCCAcgacggcggcgaggaggacgGCGGCG is a window of Triticum dicoccoides isolate Atlit2015 ecotype Zavitan chromosome 2B, WEW_v2.0, whole genome shotgun sequence DNA encoding:
- the LOC119368562 gene encoding zinc transporter 8-like — encoded protein: MKPSAAVLLAAVVALLLVAAVRGDDDCGSPESAAQDRARANPLKIAAFFSILVCGALGCSLPVLGRRVPALRPEGDVFFLVKAFAAGVILATGFIHILPDAFENLTSDCLPSDGPWKDFPFAGLGAMAGAIGTLVVDTVATGYFTRAHLNKDGAHGHGAISSSAAVVDEEKQAAAAASEEARRHDGGEHEVHVHTHATHGHAHGSAALVAAVGGAEDEKDTVRHRVISQVLELGIVVHSVIIGISLGASQDPETIKPLVVALSFHQMFEGMGLGGCIVQAKFKARSIVTMILFFCLTTPVGIAVGFGISRVYNENSPTALVVEGGLNSVAAGILVYMALVDLLAEDFMNPKVQSRGKLQLGINVSMLVGAGLMSMLAKWA